The region GTGGGAACGCCCGCGGCGTCCATGATGCGCTTCGCGAAGGTCTTGCTTCCCTCGAGGGCGGCGGCGGCCTTGTTCGGGCCGAAGACCGGGATGCCGGCCGCGCGCAGCTTGTCGGCCACGCCGGAGACGAGCGGCGCCTCGGGCCCGATGACCACGAGTTCGATGCCGTTGTCGGCGGCGTAGTCGCGCACGATCGAGCCGTTCGTCGGGTCGAGGGCGACCACCTCGACGACGGCGGCGATGCCCGCGTTGCCGGGAGCGGCGGTGATCTCATGCCCCGCGTTCTCACTCAACAGGGACGTGATGATGGCGTGCTCACGCGCGCCGGAGCCGAGAACTAGGATTCGCACCCGCTCAGCGTACCGGGCTGGCCCGGGTAGCGTTGAGTACATGGCCAGGGCTCGCATCGACAGCGGAATCGGCGCCGCGGCGGTTCGCACAGCCGTCGCCGGCACGGATGTTTCACGTGACACACTGGCGACCGCCGTGCGCTATCTGCTGCAGGAGCTCTCGGAACAGGCCGAGGGCAACACGGTCGAGGTGCGGGTTCCGCCGTTCGGGGCGGTGCAGTGCATCGAGGGACCGCGGCACACACGCGGAACGCCGCCGAATGTTGTCGAGACGGATGCTGCTACGTGGCTGGCACTGGCGACGGGGTCACTCGGCTGGGCCGACGCGCTCGCCGCGGGCAAGGTGCACGCCTCGGGGCAGCGCGCCGACCTCAGCGACTACCTCCCGGTTACGGCTGCGACAATAGGCACATGAGCACTGCCCCCAGCGACGACAACGACGCCGCGAACGAGACCGAGGTGCGCATCCGCCGCGCCCCCAAGTACCCCGCGTTCATGATCGTCGGCGGCGGAATCGGCGCCATCATCACCTTCATCCTCACGGCGAGCTTCCCGGTCGACCCCCAGGTCGGGTTCGGCGCCCTGTTCGGATACTTCGCGCTGTACGGCGTCACCGGGGGCGTTCTCGTCGGAGCGCTGCTCGCGCTGCTGTTCGACCGCGTGCTGCTGCGTCGCTCGCGGCCCGCGACGGTCGTCACCGAGTTCACCGACCCC is a window of Conyzicola nivalis DNA encoding:
- a CDS encoding sterol carrier family protein, which codes for MARARIDSGIGAAAVRTAVAGTDVSRDTLATAVRYLLQELSEQAEGNTVEVRVPPFGAVQCIEGPRHTRGTPPNVVETDAATWLALATGSLGWADALAAGKVHASGQRADLSDYLPVTAATIGT